From Styela clava chromosome 6, kaStyClav1.hap1.2, whole genome shotgun sequence, one genomic window encodes:
- the LOC144424340 gene encoding uncharacterized protein LOC144424340, whose product MENLELSDDEIREQLANLGYFDVSQTRLRQFRKDLQRLVEHDRSSGSSSWFTGISSPSTNSDASPSNQRQEKPSMPKPNLSRYQPHIQVSPRRMDPSTLGTSGQTRTTTAFSSSSGLDTSPETRVKTVDDSPLGSSDESLLPRQPRDFTATITTNNDIPTSYDRHDNDDEVTGFFGYPSNSDDITSQGRFQTTGDITPVTPTTSVTHELPTSSERRVIRRRKVLRKQQNGESAVFDESLVADGMNENSYRLHDISMDDMAVSYDRERLATMLPPRPHTARPLERKSDQEFIHDQPLPSYIRPNTVHPHTRNIKKSDPVNRYHQYRDVWNSIKAPGEKSHKDLRWEVKAQMMYKDEPQPKPQRIYVPNTYVVPTSKKRSALRWEVRHALERGMPVPSTYTVL is encoded by the exons atggAGAATTTAGAATTATCAGACGACGAGATTCGAGAGCAACTAGCAAATTTGGGATATTTTGACGTTTCTCAAACAAGGCTGAGGCAATTTCGTAAAG ATCTTCAAAGACTTGTTGAGCATGATCGATCAAGCGGAAGTTCTTCATGGTTCACCGGGATTTCATCACCAAGCACAAATTCTG ACGCAAGTCCTTCAAACCAGAGACAAGAGAAACCGTCGATGCCCAAACCAAACTTATCCAGATATCAACCCCATATCCAG GTTTCTCCTCGTCGAATGGATCCATCAACACTGGGAACTTCGGGACAGACCCGTACAACGACAGCTTTCTCTTCGTCTAGCGGCCTCGACACTTCACCTGAAACTCGCGTAAAAACTGTGGATGACTCCCCACTAGGTAGCAGTGATGAGTCACTATTGCCACGACAACCTCGTGATTTCACTGCTACAATTACAACAAATAATGATATTCCCACATCTTATGATCGTCACGACAACGATGATGAGGTCACAGGATTTTTTGGTTACCCTAGCAACAGCGATGACATCACTTCTCAAGGTAGATTTCAAACTACTGGTGACATCACACCGGTAACCCCAACAACCAGTGTCACGCATGAATTACCAACAAGCTCAGAAAGGAGAGTCATCAGACGCAGGAAGGTTCTAAG aaaacaacaaaatggAGAATCTGCGGTCTTCGATGAGTCGTTAGTTGCGGACGGGATGAACGAAAATTCTTACAGACTTCACGACATTTCCATGGATGACATGGCGGTCAGTTACGATCGGGAACGCTTGGCAACAATGCTCCCACCTAGACCTCATACAGCCAGGCCTTTG gaaagGAAATCGGATCAAGAGTTCATTCACGATCAACCGTTACCTTCAT ACATCAGACCGAACACAGTTCACCCTCATACAAGGAATATCAAGAAATCAGACCCTGTTAACAG ATACCATCAATACAGAGACGTATGGAATTCAATAAAAGCTCCCGGAGAGAAAAGCCATAAAGATTTAAGATGGGAAGTCAAAGCCCAAATGATGTACAAGGATGAACCACAGCCG AAGCCGCAAAGAATTTACGTTCCCAACACCTATGTTGTACCGACAAGTAAAAAGCGATCTGCCCTACGTTGGGAAGTGAGGCATGCGTTAGAGAGAGGAATGCCTGTGCCCTCTACATATACTGTGTTGTAA
- the LOC144424343 gene encoding microfibril-associated glycoprotein 4-like, giving the protein MIKYITLFMLIGIITLGNASALDNYGTVLTEQMNRYCETYMCQDTDHTSVRQQRGPRVGKTGPKGPPGLPGIVGPRGPAGSVGPQGVKGQPGVSGPPGQVNYTRVGEIVEKKVMGMFALVLNEDCSNFATTDQALVTGGVFAIYPVRLNQIIHVYCDTSTDGGKWMVFQRRSNGMLDFASYDWNAYANGFGNLTGEYWMGLEKLHRLTSDGDFELRIDLEDWEGYKRYAKYSSFSIGSASIKYQLNVGGYSGNAGDSLDYHNAMKFSTKDQDNDRNSGNCASEYNSGGWWFNSCHRSNLNGKYISGGQTSRSSEGVIWYHWKGSSHSLKFTEMKFRPRM; this is encoded by the exons ATGATCAAATATATCACCCTGTTTATGCTTATTGGAATAATTACTTTGGGGAACGCATCGGCTTTGGATAATTATGGGACAGTACTGACCGAGCAAATGAATCGATATTGCGAAACGTATATGTGTCAAGATACCGACCATACATCGGTAAGACAACAGAGAGGGCCGCGGGTTGGAAAAACTGGGCCAAAGGGCCCACCTGGACTACCCGGAATAGTCGGTCCCCGTGGACCTGCTGGAAGCGTCGGTCCACAAGGGGTCAAAGGTCAGCCCGGGGTTTCTGGACCACCAGGCCAAGTGAACTACACAAGAGTCGGAGAGATTgtagaaaaaaaagtaatgg GTATGTTCGCGCTTGTGCTCAATGAAGACTGCAGCAATTTCGCCACAACAGATCAAGCCCTGGTAACAGGCGGTGTGTTTGCAATCTATCCAGTGAGATTGAACCAAATAATTCACGTTTATTGCGACACATCGACAGACGGAGGAAAATGGATG GTTTTTCAACGAAGGTCTAACGGAATGCTCGATTTCGCCTCGTATGACTGGAATGCATATGCGAATGGATTTGGAAATTTAACCGGGGAATATTGGATGG GATTGGAGAAACTACATCGATTAACATCAGACGGTGACTTTGAACTCAGAATTGATTTGGAAGATTGGGAGGGATATAAACGCTACGCCAAGTATTC GTCGTTTTCCATCGGATCTGCTTCTATAAAATATCAACTCAATGTTGGAGGATATTCAGGAAATGCTGGGGATTCACTTGATTATCATAACGCAATGAAGTTTTCGACGAAGGATCAGGACAATGATAGGAACAGTGGCAACTGTGCAAGTGAATATAACAGTGGTGGATGGTGGTTTAATAGTTGCCATCGCTCGAACCTCAACGGTAAATATATCAGTGGAGGTCAGACTAGTAGAAGCAGTGAAGGAGTCATCTGGTACCATTGGAAGGGAAGCAGTCACTCACTGAAGTTCACAGAAATGAAATTCCGTCCGAGAATGTAA
- the LOC144424601 gene encoding fibrinogen-like protein 1, translating to MIKYITLFMLIGIITLGNASALDNYGTVLTEQMNRYCETYMCQDTDHTSVRQQRGPRVGKTGPKGPPGLPGIVGPRGPAGSVGPQGVKGQPGVSGPPGQVNYTRVGEIVEKKVMGMFALVLNEDCSNFATTDQALVTGGVFAIYPVRLNQIIHVYCDTSTDGGKWMVFQRRSNGMLDFASYDWNAYANGFGNLTGEYWMGLEKLHRLTSDGDFELRIDLEDWEGYKRYAKYSSFSIGSASTKYRLNVGGYSGNAGDSLTSRHNAMKFTTKDRDNDRYSK from the exons ATGATCAAATATATCACCCTGTTTATGCTTATTGGAATAATTACTTTGGGGAACGCATCGGCTTTGGATAATTATGGGACAGTACTGACCGAGCAAATGAATCGATATTGCGAAACGTATATGTGTCAAGATACCGACCATACATCGGTAAGACAACAGAGAGGGCCGCGGGTTGGAAAAACTGGGCCAAAGGGCCCACCTGGACTACCCGGAATAGTCGGTCCCCGTGGACCTGCTGGAAGCGTCGGTCCACAAGGGGTCAAAGGTCAGCCCGGGGTTTCTGGACCACCAGGCCAAGTGAACTACACAAGAGTCGGAGAGATTgtagaaaaaaaagtaatgg GTATGTTCGCGCTTGTGCTCAATGAAGACTGCAGCAATTTCGCCACAACAGATCAAGCCCTGGTAACAGGCGGTGTGTTTGCAATCTATCCAGTGAGATTGAACCAAATAATTCACGTTTATTGCGACACATCGACAGACGGAGGAAAATGGATG GTTTTTCAACGAAGGTCTAACGGAATGCTCGATTTCGCCTCGTATGACTGGAATGCATATGCGAATGGATTTGGAAATTTAACCGGGGAATATTGGATGG GATTGGAGAAACTACATCGATTAACATCAGACGGTGACTTTGAACTCAGAATTGATTTGGAAGATTGGGAGGGATATAAACGCTACGCCAAGTATTC GTCGTTTTCCATCGGATCTGCTTCTACAAAATATCGACTCAATGTTGGAGGATATTCAGGAAATGCTGGGGATTCACTTACATCTAGACATAACGCAATGAAGTTTACGACGAAGGATCGGGACAATGATAGGTATAGTAAGTAA